Proteins from one Microtus pennsylvanicus isolate mMicPen1 chromosome 7, mMicPen1.hap1, whole genome shotgun sequence genomic window:
- the LOC142854070 gene encoding olfactory receptor 5V1-like, with protein sequence MSAGHEKKGPSVSVGNGIVGTGRDVGKTVSSRKVLTQSGPALAPSEMDNQTHVTEFIFLGFSNHPSLQGVFFLVFLTIYLTTLLGNTLIMSATRVSPALHTPMYYFLSNLSFLDICYTTTTIPAMLVNFFREKKTISYEGCLSQIFFFVACAGTECVLLAAMAYDRYVAICRPLQYPVLMSAKVCVCLVAGSWLCGVVNSVTHTALAATLTLCGPNQISHFLCDIPLLLKLSCSDTSVNESVLHVASATIGLSPCLFTAGSYVLIISVILRIPSAQGRRKAFSTCASHLTVVVVFYGTANFNYDRPREGYSLDMDILVSVLFCVVTPMLNPIIYSLRNKEIKGALRKLAGGFLTSTQNSPHMAPSLDHVLRHGSFDADAFKESSSEFSDPTPIKTVKEGPENIPLAEPSAKADDKGSTSIAVQLVLSVLNSLGDKMVEIVYRVSKGIHHRDGAAPSASPLPELNDCSIYSRACAIKSLRVPCQKISVPISSNLGPNHLLRITLCLLRNIP encoded by the exons TTGGCTCCATCTGAAATGGACAATCAAACCCATGTCACAGAATTCATCTTCCTGGGATTTTCCAACCACCCCAGCCTACAGGGTGTCTTCTTCCTGGTCTTCCTGACCATTTACTTGACCACTCTCCTGGGAAACACACTCATAATGTCTGCCACCAGGGTCAGCCCTGCCCTCCACACCCCAATGTACTATTTCCTCAGCAACCTGAGCTTCTTAGACATCTGCTACACGACCACCACCATTCCGGCCATGCTGGTGAACTTCTTCAGGGAGAAGAAGACCATCTCCTATGAGGGCTGCCTCTCCCAGATCTTCTTCTTTGTGGCGTGTGCTGGAACTGAATGTGTCTTATTGGCCGCCATggcttatgaccgctatgtggccatttgTCGCCCTCTTCAGTATCCGGTTCTCATGAGTGCAAAGGTCTGTGTCTGCTTGGTGGCCGGCTCGTGGCTGTGTGGCGTGGTGAATTCCGTGACTCACACGGCACTGGCAGCCACACTCACCCTGTGTGGGCCCAACCAGATCAGCCACTTCCTCTGTGACATCCCGCTGCTCCTGAAGCTCTCCTGCTCAGACACCTCTGTCAATGAGTCAGTGCTCCACGTGGCCAGTGCCACCATCGGCCTCAGCCCCTGCCTGTTCACTGCAGGCTCCTATGTACTCATCATCTCTGTCATCCTTAGGATTCCCTCTGCTCAGGGCCGGAGAAAGGCCTTCTCCACCTGTGCTTCCCACCTCACCGTGGTGGTGGTCTTTTATGGAACAGCCAACTTCAACTATGACAGACCCAGGGAAGGCTATTCCCTGGACATGGACATCCTGGTGTCTGTTCTCTTCTGTGTTGTGACCCCCATGTTGAACCCCATCATCTACAGCCTGAGAAACAAGGAAATCAAGGGTGCGCTGAGAAAGCTGGCTGGAGG TTtcctcacaagcactcagaattctcctcacaTGGCTCCCTCCTTGGACCATGTTCTGAGACATGGGAGTTTCGATGCAGATGCTTTCAAGGAGTCTTCATCTGAATTCTCAGACCCTAC CCCCATAAAAACAGTCAAGGAAGGACCAGAGAACATCCCCTTGGCCGAACCTTCTGCGAAAGCCGATGATAAAGGAAGTACCAGCATTGCTGTACAGCTTGTTCTATCTGTCCTCAACAGCCTAGGAGACAAAATGGTTGAAATCGTCTACCGAGTTTCAAAAGGGat ACATCATCGCGATGGAGCGGCACCCTCAGCTAGTCCTCTTCCTGAGCTCAACGACTGCAGCATCTACAGCCGAGCATGCGCCATAAAAAGCCTCCGAGTCCCCTGTCAAAAAATCAGTGTTCCAATCTCCTCGAATCTGGGGCCGAATCATCTTCTTCGAATAACTCTGTGCCTTTTGAGAAACATCCCCTAG